One part of the Cyprinus carpio isolate SPL01 chromosome A25, ASM1834038v1, whole genome shotgun sequence genome encodes these proteins:
- the LOC109050628 gene encoding endoplasmic reticulum-Golgi intermediate compartment protein 2-like, producing MRRLNRKKALNFVKEMDAFPKVPESYVETTASGGTVSVLAFTAMALLAFFEFFVYRDTWMKYEYEVDKDFTSKLRINIDITVAMRCQFVGADVLDLAETMVASDGLQYEPVIFELSPQQRLWHRTLLLIQNHLREEHSLQDVLFRNIMKGAPTALPPREDDPTQPLNACRIHGHLYVNKVAGNFHITVGKAIPHPRGHAHLAALVSHETYNFSHRIDHLSFGEEIPGILNPLDGTEKVSADHNQMFQYFITIVPTKLQTYKVSADTHQYSVTERERVINHAAGSHGVSGIFMKYDISSLMVKVTEQHMPFWQFLVRLCGIIGGIFSTTGMLHGLVGFCVDVVCCRFKLGVYKPKSMSVFDGHVNSLTPLLSENAEH from the exons ATGAGGAggctgaacagaaaaaaagccctGAACTTTGTGAAGGAGATGGATGCTTTTCCCAAGGTTCCTGAGAGTTATGTGGAGACAACAGCCAGTGGAGGAACTG TGTCTGTGTTGGCCTTCACAGCCATGGCACTCTTGGCCTTCTTTGAGTTCTTTGTATATCGAGACACATGGATGAAGTACGAGTATGAAGTGGATAAAGATTTTACTAG CAAACTACGAATTAATATTGACATCACAGTTGCCATGAGGTGCCAAT ttgttggAGCAGATGTGTTAGATTTAGCCGAGACGATGGTGGCATCTGATGGCCTTCAGTATGAACCC GTTATTTTTGAACTTTCTCCTCAGCAGAGGCTCTGGCACAG GACACTTCTGCTCATTCAGAACCATCTGCGTGAGGAACATTCACTCCAGGATGTTTTGTTTAGGAACATCATGAAAGGTGCCCCCACTGCTCTCCCGCCCAG GGAAGATGATCCCACTCAGCCTCTAAACGCCTGTCGGATACACGGACACCTCTATGTCAATAAAGTAGCAGGGAATTTCCACATCACTGTTGGCAA GGCCATCCCACACCCTCGAGGTCATGCTCATCTAGCAGCTCTGGTCAGCCATGAGA CATACAACTTCTCTCACCGGATAGACCACCTGTCTTTTGGAGAGGAAATCCCAGGCATATTAAATCCACTGGATGGCACAGAAAAAGTGTCTGCGGATC ATAATCAAATGTTCCAGTACTTTATTACCATTGTGCCCACAAAACTGCAGACGTACAAGGTGTCAGCGGACACACACCAGTATTCTGTCACTGAGCGG GAGCGAGTGATAAACCACGCAGCGGGGAGTCATGGGGTTTCTGGGATCTTTATGAAGTATGACATCAGCTCGCTGATGGTGAAGGTGACTGAGCAGCACATGCCCTTTTGGCAGTTCCTCGTGCGGCTCTGTGGCATCATAGGAGGCATTTTCTCAACAACAG GCATGCTGCACGGTCTGGTTGGCTTCTGCGTAGATGTGGTCTGCTGTCGTTTTAAACTGGGGGTTT